GGCCACTGCGTTCATCCAGATCGACATCCTCATCCTGCAGCCCCTGCAGGGCACGGCGATCGTGGGGCACTACAACGCGGCGTTCAAATTCCTCAATGCGCTCAACATCTTGCCCTCGGCCATCGTGCTTGCCGCCTTCCCGCTCATGGCCCGCGCGTCCGCCGACCCGGCGGAGCTGACGCGTTGGTTCACGCGCGCGTGGCGGATTCTGGCAACGGCGGCCGCGGCCGCCGTGTTGCTGCTCTTCGTCTTCGCCGAGCCGGTCGTCGAAACGCTGCTCGGGTCGGAATACCTCCCGCAAACCGCCACGGCGCTGGCGATCCTGATCTGGTTCCTGCCGCTGAGCTACCTCAACGGGACGTTGCAATACGTCGTGATTGCCTCGGACCGCCAGTGGCGGCTCACCCCGGTGTTTCTGATTGCCACGCTGTTCAATGTGGGGCTCAATCTGGCGCTCGTGCCCATGTGGGGCTTCGTGGCGGCCGCGGCAACGACGATCGGGAGCGAGGTCGTCCTGCTGGCAGGCCTGGGCTGGATCCTGCGCCGGGACCGGCTGCTGAGTCGCGTGCTCGAGCCGGGCGCGCGTCCGGCAGTGGCTGCCGCGGTGGCGGCAGTGGTGGCGGTGTTGCTGCGCGACCTGTCGTGGATCGGCACGGCGCTGGCGGCCATGGCCGCCTACGTCGCGGTGCTGTTCGTCATCGGCGGGCTTCGGCTTGCCGCAATCCGCGACTCACTGCGACTGTCTTGACACGACGACTCCCGAGAGGAGCGCCGTGCAACAGCTCGCCGGCCGAAGCGTCTGCCGTCAGCTCGGCCCGGCTCAACGTTGCCCGTCGAGTGACGGCGGCACAAAGACCGTCCGGCCGAGCCACAAGCCCTTTTGGCCGACATACGACCGCAGGGCGAATTCACCTAACACCGGCAAACCCTCGCCCTCGGGTCCCACAAAGCCCATGAAGGTCTGGTAAGTGCCGGGAGGCGCGTCGGCTGGAATCCAAAGCCCGGTTCGGACTTCGTGGATCTCGCCGGGCGACCAGGCCGAGGTGCGTTGCCCGGCAAAGTTCTGCGCGTGGAATTCCTTGGAGTAGACCGCGCCGGTCGGGCCTTCCACCCACACGCGGATCCGCAAGTCGTAGTCGACCGGCGCCGGCATCTCCAAGCGGATGCTGAATCGCATGCCGTCGCCGGCCTCCCGCGGACCCTGGTCTTTGCGATGGCCGGTGAACCACATTTCGGCCATCTCGAAGTCGTCGTTGACATTGATTTGACCAACGCGCTCTACGAAGTCGTAGACATGCGTCATGTACAGCTGGAGCACGCCGTTGCGGTAGACCTCGGAGCGCGCCTGCCACAAGTGGCGCGTGAGCCAGGTCTCCGTGAGATTCCGGGGATCCGCCTGCTCCAGCCCCGCCAGCACCACCCACACGCGGTTGTGGTTCCGAGCCGCCTGCCCCAGCTTGCGTTCGACCTCCAAGAAGTCCACGGCCGGCGGCACCTCGTCGGGGAGGAGCCAGACATCGACCTTATCCAGGAAGTCGGGGAAGTAGTGCCGCCAGAACCACCCCTGCCACGGACCGGCAAGCACGACGGCGTCGCGGAATTTCGTCTGGTCAATGCCGGGGCGCCCGGGCCGCGCGAGACTCTCGATGGTCGTGGTGATCGATCGGTAGTCGCCCCGCACGTAGTCGGTGAAATAGGCGCGACTCGCCACGACCGGCCCGACCAACACCACCAGCGCGACTCCCGTGGCGGCCAGACTCCGCAGCGGAATCCGCGGCGCGGCGTCGAATGCCGCGGCCACGAGCACGCCGATCGCAGGAATCGCCGGTAGGAGATATCGCGGCTGATAGGGCTTGTCGAAGATGAGCAACAGCGCGAGAAAGGCGACCACCGACGCCACGAATCCGATCACCAGCCCTCCGCGGCGGCGGATGACGACGGCGGCGACGCCGACCACGGCCAGCGCCGCGGCGCCGAGGGCAAATGCGGTCGAGAGCCGTCCGCTGCGGACCTCCTCCATGCCGACCAGTAGATCGAGCCAGGCCATTCGGCCAATCTCGACCAGCAGGCCGCGTGTGAGATCGCCGGTTCCAAAGGCCGGCAGGCTGTCGTGCAGCCCCCGCGCCAGGATCAGCCAGGGCAGCAGAACGGCCAGGCTCGCGGCGCCCACGGCGACGAAGACCAGCACGCGGCGCCGACGCTGCCGCCAATGCCAGGGCAAGGCCAGCACCATGGCGGCAAGCGCGATCGCCACGGTGAAGTCGATGTAGCTGCCCGCCGCGACGCAGACGGCCATCCCCAGCCAATCGCGACGCCGTCCGGAGCGCATGGCTCGCTCGAATAGCCAGAGCGAGAGCACGGCGAAGAGGGCCGCGGGTGCATACATTCGCGCCTCGCGGCTGAAGAACACCAGCAGCGGCGACGTGGTGACGACCACGGCGGCGACCACCGCCGGCCAAGCGGCGACATAGCAGCGGGCCAGGCGGTACGTCGCCGGGATCAGCAACAGTCCGAACGGGATCGAAAAGGCCCGCGCGATCGGCTCGGATTCGCCGAACCACCCAATCCACACGTGCAGCGCCAGGTAGTAGAGCGGGGGATGCTCAAACGGCGCCGCGGCCAGATCGGCCACGATATCGAGCAGGCCGGCACGCGCGTACCAGATGGCGGCGACCTCGTCGAAGTCGAAGTCGCCCAACCCCTCCAGGTTCCACAGGCGCAGGCCCGCCCCCAGCACCACGAGCAGTAGCACCGCTCGCTCGGGCGTGACCAGGGGCGCCATCCGCCGACCCCAGGTCGAGGCCGCGGCAGCCAGGCCGACGCTAGCCGCCGTAGGCATCGAGCGTCTGACGGGCGATGCGGCGCCACGAATAGCGGCGGGCCACGGCTTGTGATCCCGCCTCAAGCGTCGATCGGTACTCAGGGTCGTCTCGAACTCGAACCAGCGCCGCCGCCAGTGACTCGGGATCGCGCACCGGCGTAAACGCCACCTCGCCGGGGCGCACATCCAGCAGGTCGGGCCGCACGGGAGTCGTCGTGACGACAGGCAGTCCGTGAGCCGCGGCAACCATGAACGATCCACGGCGCGTCGAGAGTCCATCGTCATAGGGCAGCGCCGCAACGTCGCAGGCGCGCAGCCACCGCGAGATGTCGGGAGCCTCCAGGTACCCCGGTTCCAGCACACTCACGCCGGCAAACGTGGACGGCGGCACCGGGGCTGCCGCCCGCCGAGCGCCGATATCCGGGCCGGCGCCCCCGATCAGCGCGAGCCGCGCGCCGCATTTCGTTAGGGCCGGATTTCGCATCGCGGCCGCCAGCACTTCCAGCCCCTTCCCCGCCTGCCGGAAACCAAAGAAGCCGATGAGAAAGGCGTCCGCCGGCAGGCCCAGGTCGCGGCGAGCCTCGTCACGCGTTCCCAACGACGGTGGGGGCTCAATGGTCGGTCCCGCCGGAATGTACTGGGATCGACGCCACTCGCCCGGGATGCGAGCACTCACGCACGCGCGATCGAGGGCGTCGACGTAAATGCAGACGTCCGCCCAGCCGCGCAGCAGATCCACGACCCGTCGGCGCAACCGGCCCGCGCGGGGAAACACAAACGGCTCTGCCAGATCGTGAAACGTGACGACGACCAATCCGCCAAAGCCCATCAGGCGCAGCGCCCAGGGCATGAGCGGCGCTTGCAGCGCCGAGTCGAACGCCCCGGCCTGGTATTGAATATGCACGATGTCGTTCCGAAATCGCCGGACCAGCCGAAGAACACTGACGATTTGGCGGCACCAGGGATTCGGCGCCAGGCGGTAGACGCGGTCGACGGGACTGTCCTGCGACACGGCCTCGGTGGCAACGTAGGTCCGCGCGCCCAGATCCTCGAGCGACGAGCGCAGGCGGATCACGTGATCGGCAATCCCACCGCGGCGCGGTGGGAACTCGGCGGTGACGAAGAGAATTCGGCGCGTTGGCGCGGGCACTAGCGTCGACTCCTCGGTGAGACGCCGTCGGGCGGCACTGCCACTACCGGCGCCAGCCGAACCACTGCCACAGCGTGACGCGCGCGATGCGCCCAGCCTCGGCGCGCGGTGAGGGCGCACCGCGCCCCAGCAGCAACCGCAGGAGCTGCTCGGCCAGCCTGACAAGATTCACGAGGGCCACGAATAGGCGCAGAAACACGGCGAAGGGGCGCCCCCACATCTTGCCCGCAAACCGATAGCGACTCCGGAAGAAATTGCGCTCACGGGCCACAAGATCGCGTCCCGCCGACGCGCTGCCCACATGCCGCACCCGAGCTGTTTCCTCGACGGCGCAGATCCATCCAGCCGCCCGCAGCGCCCGGTGCAGATCGAGCTCCTCCGAATACATGAAATACCCCGCGTCGAATCCGCCGACATCGCGCAAGGCGCGCGCGCGGAACGCGAGACAGGCGCCGTCGAGCCAATCCGGGGGCGCGTCGGGCACGGCGGCGTCGCGATAGTAGGACCGCAGCACGGCCGAGCCTCGCAGCCAGCGCTCCAGCATCGTGCCGTCCGCAAGCGCGGCGCCGATGGAGGGAAACGCGCGGGCCGGCGAACGGCTGCTGCCGTCGGCGTCAAGGTGAACCGGACTCACGCACCCGAGGCTGGGGTCGGCCTCGAGGCGGGCTCGGACGGCGGCGATCGTCCCGCGCTCGATGATCGCGTCGGCGTTCAGGACCAGGATGGGATCGCCGGTGACAAGGCCGATGCCGATGTTTGCAGCGGCGCCATAGCCGATGTTCCGGTGGGTGACGTGCAGCGTCACCGCCGGAAACTGCGCGCGCACCTGTTCGGCGGTGCCGTCGCTTGACCGGTTGTCAACCACGATGACTTCGAGCTCGCCAGCACCGTCGGCCTGCAGCGCCTCGAGGCACGCGCCGATATGACCCGCCGATTGGTGCGTCACCACAACCGCGGACGCCCGCATGGCGTGGGTCAACCCGATGCGGCGCGGCGGCGCCAGCACCGGGCCAGTCCGCGCTGGAGGCGCCACTCGTATTCGGCCATCAGCAGCGCCAACTGCAGGCCCACCCAGCCGTCGCGATAGCCGTTGTATTCGACCAATCGGCGCCGGATTTCACGCAAGGGTTGCGCCACAACCGCCGTGCGGCGGCGGCGCACGCCGGCCCGGTACAGGCTATTTGCCTCCATCCGCGCGTAGCGCCGCTGCCGGCGGCGAAACTCGCGGATCGTGCGGTAGCTGTGGTGAACCAGCGGCGCCTCGATCACCCCGATGCTACCGTCGACGTCGGGCACTTCATGCACCGCGCGCTCGACCGGGTAACTCACACGTCGACGGTCCATCACGCGCAATTGATGGTCGGGCGCCCAACCGCTGCCGCGCATCCAGTGGCCAAAGATTCGATTCAGGCGCGGGACGTCGTAGGCCGCGTGGGCCTCGCGGCCCGCGCGGGCGCGCACTTCCGCGGCCAGCGCGTCGGACACACGCTCGTCGGCGTCGACGAAAAACACCCAGTCGTAAGCGGCGCGGGCCAGGGCGTCCTGCCGCTGGGCCGCGAACGTGGTGAAGCGGCGTTCGACCACGCGGGTTCCGGCCGGGGCGGCCGACGGCGTGCCGTCGGCGCTGAACGCGTCCAACACCAGGCGCTCGTCGCACCAGGCAAGCGTTCGCAGGCACGGCTCGATGTTGGCCGCCTCGCCCGCGGCGATCACGATTGCGCTCAGCGGCGCGGGGCGACTCACGATTCGTCGAGGGCCTCTAGCGCGCCGCGGACGCCAGTCACCGACCGGCCGGCGGCTTCATCCATGGCCGATCTTGCGCGCAGCCCCCAACGCATCGCCGCCAACGCCATCCCAGCCACCGGCGGCGGCGCGTGCGTGCGGTACCAGCGCACCCGGCTCCGGTAGAGCTGCGCCAGCATGCGATCCGGCTGTTCACTGGTGCTCGCGCCGCCGACATGCCACACCCGAGCCGCCGGCAGGTGCGCCACGCGCCAGCCGTAGTCCTTCAGCCGCCGGCAGAGGTCGATCTCCTCGCAATACAGCCAATAGTCGGGCGAGAAGCCACCGATCAAGTCGACAGCCAGCCGCCGCAGCAGCATGCAGGCGCCCAGCGGATGATCGATGTCCACGGGGACGCCATCCGCCGCGACGCGCCCGTTCAGACGCCCGCGCCGCAGCCACGCCGGCGCGGGCCAGGCGTCGATGGCCGCTTGCGCCACGCCGGGGAAGCGAAACGCCCCCTCCTGAGGCGATCCGTCGAGATCCCTGAAATCGGGGCCGACGCACGCGACATCAGGCGACGATTCGGCGTGCTTCACGAGGTGCTCGATGGCGTCGCCATCCACGAACACGTCGTCGTTCATGACGAGCACGTAGGCCGAGTCCGTGGCGGCGATGCCGTCATTCGCGGCCGCGCCGTAGCCGGGGTTGTCCGGGCGCGCGATGGAGGTCACCCACGGCCCGGCGTCGCTCACCGCCGCCAGCGCGGCGCCGTCGGCCGACGTGTCGACGAGCGCGATCCGCCCCGGCGGCCGCGAGCTGTGGCGCAGCGCATTGATGCAGCGGCGCGCTCGAGCGCCGCTGCCATGGGCCACAACGACCGCGTCAACCATGGACGGCCTCCCGAAGCCGCCGGGAGGGGCTTAGCGCAGCTCGGCGGTGGCGCCCACCTCGGCAAGCTTGGCGACGATCTGGTCGCCCTCGTCCTTCGAGACGCCTTCCTTCACCGGACCCGGCGCCGCGTCGACCACGCCCTTGGCCTCGCGCAGGCCCAGTCCCGTGATCTCGCGCACGGCCTTGATGACCTGGATCTTCTGCTGACCGGAAGACTCCAGGTGCACGGTGAACTCGGTCTGCTCCGCCTCGGCCGCCGCGCCGTTGGCGCCATCGGCCGCCGGCGCCGCGGCGATAGCCATCGGCGCTCCGGTGACGTTGTATTTCTCCTTCAGCGCCTCCACCAGCTCGCTGAGCTCGATCACCGTCATGGAGTCGATCGCGCTGAGAATGTCGTCCTTGCTGATCGTGGCCATCCGTCACGCTCCTTCCGCGTGTGGTTGCAGTTGTTCGACGCGTTCCTGCAAGGCGTAAACCAATCCGTGAATCGTGCCGGCCAGGGTGTGCACCAGGCCGGAAATCGGGCTTTCGATTGACCAAACCAACTCCGATTGCAACTGCTCGACCCCGAACAGCGAGGCCAGCCGCGCGATGCGATCGGTGTCAAGCGCCTGCCCTCCGGCCACACCGCCGCGAATCTCCATCTTGGGATTCGAGGCAGTGAATCCCCGCAAGGCCCGCGCGGTGCCAATGACGTCCTCGCCACTGAACGCGAACGCGGTCTGGCCGTGAAAAAACGGCTCCAGGTGCTCGGCGTTACTCTGGCGCGCCGCCAGGATCGCCAGCGAGTTCTTCACCACGCGAAACTTCGCGCCGGTTTCGCGCATTTGGCGGCGCAGCGCCTGCATGTCCGACACCGTGAGCTCGCTATATCCGGCCACGATGCTCAGCGGCGCGTCCGCCAGCGCCGACGACAGCGCGTCGACGATTTCGACCTTTTCGGCCTTGGTGGCCATGCGTGTCAACGTCCTTTCCTCGAATGACCTTGTGCCGCGGCGTCGGGCGGCGCGCCGTGACACGCGCCGCTCGCGTGGTCATTCGCGCCTCGGCGGGCGTCCCCAAGGGAGCTTATGCAGCGCACCCGCGGTCTTCGGCTGACGGCAAAGGGGTGTGACTGGTGGGCTGGGCGCCTCAGGCGGCCAGCGCGGCGGCCTCCTCGTGAATGCGGGACACGTCCATCGAGACGCCCGGTCCCATGGTTGTGGTGAGCGTGGCGGAGAGCAGATAGGTGCCCTTGGCCGCGGCGGGTCGAGCCTGGACAATGGCGTCCACGATCGCCGCGATGTTCTCCTTGAGCGCTGCGGCGCCCATCGACACCTTGCCGGCGCGCACGTGCACGTTGGCCAAACGCTCGACGCGAAACTCGACGCGTCCGGCCTTGAGGTCCTTGACGACCCGGCCCACGTCGTTGGTCACGGTGCCCGCCCGCGCGTTGGGCATGAGCCCGCGCGGACCGAGAATCCGCCCCAACGGGCCGATGATGCGCATGGTGTCGGGCATGGCGACCGCCGCCTCGAAGTCGAGCCACCCGCCTTGGATGCGCTTGGCCAGCTCGTCGGTGCCAATCTCGTCGGCCCCCGCCTCACGCGCTTCCTCGGCCCCATCGCCGGTGGCGAAGGCGATCACCCGGATCGACCGCCCCGTGCCGTGCGGCAGGGACAGCGTGCCGCGCACCTGCTGATCCTGGTGGGTGGGGTCCACGCCGAGCCGCATGTGCAACTCGACGGTTTCGTCGAACTTGGCGGGCGGAAACTGCACCAGCTGATCGACGGCGTCCGAGATCGAAAGCCTGGCCTCGGAGTCCACCATCTCCGCCGCCTGCCGGTAGCGTTTGCCGTGACGCGGCATGGCTAGCCCTCCACCAGCACGCCCATGCTGCGGGCGGTGCCTTCGATTACGCGCTCGGCGGACTCGACGTCATAGGCGTTGAGGTCAGGCATCTTGGTCTCGGCAATCTCGCGCAGCTGGCGCCGGGTGATGGTGCCGACCACTTCCTCGTGCGGAACGGCCGCGCCCTTCTCAACCCCTGCGGCCTTGCGCAGGAGATCGGACACCGGCGGCGTCTTGGTGATGAAGGTAAACGAGCGGTCCTCGTACACCGAGATCTCGACGGGTATCACCGAGCCCATCTGGTCCTTGGTGCGCTCGTTGTACTGCTTGGTGAACTCGACGATGTTGACGCCGTGGCTGCCCAGCGCCGGACCAACCGGCGGCGCCGGCGTGGCCTGCCCCGCGGCAAGCTGCAACTTCACAATGGATCGGAGCCTTCGCGCCATGGTGTCTCGAGCCTAGCCTCCGGCCCCGGCCACCGGGCCGCCGCTTTGCTTCTCCACCTGGAGAAAGTCCAGCTCGACCGGGGTTTCGCGGCCAAAGAAGGATACAAGCACGCGCAAGCGCTCCTTCTCGTCGAGCACTTCGTCCACGGTGCCGAAGAAATCTGTGAACGGGCCGTCGATGATCTTGACGCGCTCTCCGGCCTGGATGCGGACCTCGGGACGCGGGGTCTCGCCCTCCATCTGCTTGAAGATCACGTCCGCTTCCTCGGGCGGCAGCCGCGTGGGGCGATTGCCCGAGCCGACGAAGTTCACCACGCCCGGCGTATTGCGCACGACGAGCCACGACTCGTCGTCAAGCACCATGCGCACCAGCACGTAGCCGGGATACATCTTGCGCTTCACGCGGCGGCGCTGGCCGTGCTTGACCTCTTCGATTTCCTCGGTCGGCACGATCACGTCGAAGATCTTGTCCGAGGCGTCCATGGAGACTACGCGGTGCTCCAGGTTGTCCTTCACCTTGCCCTCGTAGCCCGAGTAGGTGTTGATCACGAACCAGCCGTCGTCCTCACGGGCGGCGGTCGTCACGGTCTTGGCAGGTTCAGGCGATGTAGCCACGACTATCCCCCTCTAGGCCACGACGACGTCGAACAGCTCGGCGAATACAAAGTCGGCCAGCCCGAGCAGCATCGCCATGAGCAGGCTGATGGCGACCACCAGTCCGGTGAGCCGGATGGTCTGCTCGCGGGTGGGCCAGTGCGCCTTGCGCAGCTCGGCGTAGGCGTCGCGAATGAACGCCCCGCCCGGAAGCCGCGCCAAGCGGCTGGGCGGCGCCGTGCGGCGCCGTGAACGGCCGCCACGGGCAGCCGTGCGGTTGGATTGTTCTCTAACGAGTCTCACGATGGCGTCGATGTTCGCGGCAGCGCGCGCAGTACTTGCTCAGCTCCATGCGATCCGGGTCGTTGCGCCGGTTCTTGCTCGACACATAGCCACGGCTGCCGCAGTCCGTGCATTCGAGCGTTATGACAAGTCGATCACCGCGTCGGGGCATCAGAGCGTTCCGCAAAGC
Above is a window of Chloroflexota bacterium DNA encoding:
- a CDS encoding glycosyltransferase family 39 protein — translated: MPTAASVGLAAAASTWGRRMAPLVTPERAVLLLVVLGAGLRLWNLEGLGDFDFDEVAAIWYARAGLLDIVADLAAAPFEHPPLYYLALHVWIGWFGESEPIARAFSIPFGLLLIPATYRLARCYVAAWPAVVAAVVVTTSPLLVFFSREARMYAPAALFAVLSLWLFERAMRSGRRRDWLGMAVCVAAGSYIDFTVAIALAAMVLALPWHWRQRRRRVLVFVAVGAASLAVLLPWLILARGLHDSLPAFGTGDLTRGLLVEIGRMAWLDLLVGMEEVRSGRLSTAFALGAAALAVVGVAAVVIRRRGGLVIGFVASVVAFLALLLIFDKPYQPRYLLPAIPAIGVLVAAAFDAAPRIPLRSLAATGVALVVLVGPVVASRAYFTDYVRGDYRSITTTIESLARPGRPGIDQTKFRDAVVLAGPWQGWFWRHYFPDFLDKVDVWLLPDEVPPAVDFLEVERKLGQAARNHNRVWVVLAGLEQADPRNLTETWLTRHLWQARSEVYRNGVLQLYMTHVYDFVERVGQINVNDDFEMAEMWFTGHRKDQGPREAGDGMRFSIRLEMPAPVDYDLRIRVWVEGPTGAVYSKEFHAQNFAGQRTSAWSPGEIHEVRTGLWIPADAPPGTYQTFMGFVGPEGEGLPVLGEFALRSYVGQKGLWLGRTVFVPPSLDGQR
- a CDS encoding glycosyltransferase family 4 protein; amino-acid sequence: MPAPTRRILFVTAEFPPRRGGIADHVIRLRSSLEDLGARTYVATEAVSQDSPVDRVYRLAPNPWCRQIVSVLRLVRRFRNDIVHIQYQAGAFDSALQAPLMPWALRLMGFGGLVVVTFHDLAEPFVFPRAGRLRRRVVDLLRGWADVCIYVDALDRACVSARIPGEWRRSQYIPAGPTIEPPPSLGTRDEARRDLGLPADAFLIGFFGFRQAGKGLEVLAAAMRNPALTKCGARLALIGGAGPDIGARRAAAPVPPSTFAGVSVLEPGYLEAPDISRWLRACDVAALPYDDGLSTRRGSFMVAAAHGLPVVTTTPVRPDLLDVRPGEVAFTPVRDPESLAAALVRVRDDPEYRSTLEAGSQAVARRYSWRRIARQTLDAYGG
- a CDS encoding glycosyltransferase family 2 protein; the encoded protein is MLAPPRRIGLTHAMRASAVVVTHQSAGHIGACLEALQADGAGELEVIVVDNRSSDGTAEQVRAQFPAVTLHVTHRNIGYGAAANIGIGLVTGDPILVLNADAIIERGTIAAVRARLEADPSLGCVSPVHLDADGSSRSPARAFPSIGAALADGTMLERWLRGSAVLRSYYRDAAVPDAPPDWLDGACLAFRARALRDVGGFDAGYFMYSEELDLHRALRAAGWICAVEETARVRHVGSASAGRDLVARERNFFRSRYRFAGKMWGRPFAVFLRLFVALVNLVRLAEQLLRLLLGRGAPSPRAEAGRIARVTLWQWFGWRR
- a CDS encoding glycosyltransferase family 2 protein, producing MSRPAPLSAIVIAAGEAANIEPCLRTLAWCDERLVLDAFSADGTPSAAPAGTRVVERRFTTFAAQRQDALARAAYDWVFFVDADERVSDALAAEVRARAGREAHAAYDVPRLNRIFGHWMRGSGWAPDHQLRVMDRRRVSYPVERAVHEVPDVDGSIGVIEAPLVHHSYRTIREFRRRQRRYARMEANSLYRAGVRRRRTAVVAQPLREIRRRLVEYNGYRDGWVGLQLALLMAEYEWRLQRGLARCWRRRAASG
- a CDS encoding glycosyltransferase family 2 protein; the encoded protein is MVDAVVVAHGSGARARRCINALRHSSRPPGRIALVDTSADGAALAAVSDAGPWVTSIARPDNPGYGAAANDGIAATDSAYVLVMNDDVFVDGDAIEHLVKHAESSPDVACVGPDFRDLDGSPQEGAFRFPGVAQAAIDAWPAPAWLRRGRLNGRVAADGVPVDIDHPLGACMLLRRLAVDLIGGFSPDYWLYCEEIDLCRRLKDYGWRVAHLPAARVWHVGGASTSEQPDRMLAQLYRSRVRWYRTHAPPPVAGMALAAMRWGLRARSAMDEAAGRSVTGVRGALEALDES
- the rplL gene encoding 50S ribosomal protein L7/L12; translation: MATISKDDILSAIDSMTVIELSELVEALKEKYNVTGAPMAIAAAPAADGANGAAAEAEQTEFTVHLESSGQQKIQVIKAVREITGLGLREAKGVVDAAPGPVKEGVSKDEGDQIVAKLAEVGATAELR
- the rplJ gene encoding 50S ribosomal protein L10, which encodes MATKAEKVEIVDALSSALADAPLSIVAGYSELTVSDMQALRRQMRETGAKFRVVKNSLAILAARQSNAEHLEPFFHGQTAFAFSGEDVIGTARALRGFTASNPKMEIRGGVAGGQALDTDRIARLASLFGVEQLQSELVWSIESPISGLVHTLAGTIHGLVYALQERVEQLQPHAEGA
- the rplA gene encoding 50S ribosomal protein L1, which encodes MPRHGKRYRQAAEMVDSEARLSISDAVDQLVQFPPAKFDETVELHMRLGVDPTHQDQQVRGTLSLPHGTGRSIRVIAFATGDGAEEAREAGADEIGTDELAKRIQGGWLDFEAAVAMPDTMRIIGPLGRILGPRGLMPNARAGTVTNDVGRVVKDLKAGRVEFRVERLANVHVRAGKVSMGAAALKENIAAIVDAIVQARPAAAKGTYLLSATLTTTMGPGVSMDVSRIHEEAAALAA
- the rplK gene encoding 50S ribosomal protein L11, which encodes MARRLRSIVKLQLAAGQATPAPPVGPALGSHGVNIVEFTKQYNERTKDQMGSVIPVEISVYEDRSFTFITKTPPVSDLLRKAAGVEKGAAVPHEEVVGTITRRQLREIAETKMPDLNAYDVESAERVIEGTARSMGVLVEG
- the nusG gene encoding transcription termination/antitermination protein NusG; this encodes MTTAAREDDGWFVINTYSGYEGKVKDNLEHRVVSMDASDKIFDVIVPTEEIEEVKHGQRRRVKRKMYPGYVLVRMVLDDESWLVVRNTPGVVNFVGSGNRPTRLPPEEADVIFKQMEGETPRPEVRIQAGERVKIIDGPFTDFFGTVDEVLDEKERLRVLVSFFGRETPVELDFLQVEKQSGGPVAGAGG
- the secE gene encoding preprotein translocase subunit SecE, which produces MARLPGGAFIRDAYAELRKAHWPTREQTIRLTGLVVAISLLMAMLLGLADFVFAELFDVVVA
- the rpmG gene encoding 50S ribosomal protein L33, which encodes MPRRGDRLVITLECTDCGSRGYVSSKNRRNDPDRMELSKYCARCREHRRHRETR